The Xenopus laevis strain J_2021 chromosome 5L, Xenopus_laevis_v10.1, whole genome shotgun sequence genome has a segment encoding these proteins:
- the marcks.L gene encoding myristoylated alanine-rich C-kinase substrate, translating to MGAQFSKTAAKGEAATEKPGEAVAASPSKANGQENGHVKVNGDASPAAAEAGKEEVQVNGSAPAEETAKEEAASVEAAPEKEVDASPAEGEPAEPASPAEGEPAAKTEEAGSTSTPSTSNETPKKKKKRFSFKKSFKLSGFSFKKNKKENSEGAENEGAAASTEETKEDTAAAAPEATNSEEAKPATEEAPAASSTEEKKEEPAAEASPEAVETKAEEAAPENPKVEEAKPAEEQKPEEKPAEEAPAPEAAPEAPSTEPEAPKAEEPAAPTQEATSESSPAAESAE from the exons ATGGGAGCCCAATTCTCCAAGACCGCAGCCAAAGGCGAAGCAGCTACCGAGAAGCCCGGAGAAGCTGTGGCAGCCTCCCCATCCAAGGCGAATGGCCAG GAAAACGGTCATGTGAAGGTAAATGGAGATGCCTCTCCTGCTGCAGCGGAGGCTGGAAAGGAAGaagttcaagtcaatgggagtgccCCTGCAGAGGAAACTGCCAAGGAGGAAGCTGCTTCAGTTGAAGCAGCTCCAGAGAAAGAGGTGGATGCATCCCCTGCTGAAGGGGAGCCTGCAGAACCTGCTTCTCCAGCTGAAGGAGAACCAGCTGCTAAAACAGAGGAAGCAGGTTCAACCTCTACCCCTTCTACCAGCAATGAAACCCCCAAGAAGAAAAAGAAGCGTTTTTCATTCAAAAAATCTTTTAAGTTGAGTGGTTTCTCATTTAAAAAGAACAAGAAGGAGAATAGCGAAGGAGCAGAGAATGAGGGTGCTGCTGCCTCCACTGAGGAGACAAAAGAGGACACTGCTGCAGCTGCTCCAGAGGCTACAAACAGTGAGGAGGCCAAACCAGCCACAGAGGAGGCCCCTGCAGCCAGCAGCACAGAGGAGAAAAAGGAGGAGCCTGCAGCAGAAGCATCTCCCGAAGCAGTGGAAACCAAAGCAGAAGAGGCTGCACCAGAAAACCCTAAAGTAGAAGAGGCAAAACCTGCTGAGGAGCAGAAGCCAGAGGAAAAGCCAGCAGAGGAGGCCCCAGCCCCAGAAGCTGCTCCTGAAGCCCCATCCACTGAACCAGAGGCACCCAAAGCTGAAGAGCCAGCAGCTCCTACACAGGAAGCTACATCTGAATCTAGTCCAGCAGCAGAATCAGCAGAgtaa